A window of the Armatimonadota bacterium genome harbors these coding sequences:
- a CDS encoding hydrogenase iron-sulfur subunit codes for MDSVEPVVQDKSKSQPAGRVVGFLCDWAVSSEGLLNPDGTMVTLPDVVLIRVPCSGFVKPAWLELALRSGAAGTFVCGCPMGDCLNREGNWIIEDRIEALRKRLQRQKVNPARIGFLAYGLHDRREFIDAVRSFREEVLRIWAEEKK; via the coding sequence ATGGACAGCGTCGAGCCTGTGGTGCAGGACAAGTCCAAGAGCCAACCGGCCGGCCGCGTGGTCGGGTTCCTGTGCGACTGGGCGGTCAGCAGCGAAGGCCTGCTGAACCCGGACGGCACCATGGTCACCCTCCCGGACGTCGTGCTCATCCGCGTGCCTTGCTCGGGCTTCGTCAAGCCGGCGTGGCTGGAGCTGGCACTTCGCAGCGGCGCTGCCGGTACGTTCGTGTGCGGGTGCCCGATGGGCGACTGTCTGAACCGCGAGGGCAACTGGATCATCGAGGATCGCATCGAGGCGCTGCGCAAGCGGTTGCAGCGGCAGAAGGTGAACCCCGCGCGCATCGGGTTCTTGGCCTACGGACTGCACGACCGCAGGGAGTTCATCGACGCGGTGCGGTCGTTCCGGGAGGAGGTCCTGCGGATCTGGGCGGAGGAGAAGAAGTGA
- a CDS encoding cytochrome b N-terminal domain-containing protein, translating to MYRPLLQRIQSATLKVDVAINRVYPQDFNPLYYTGGLSNLFLTVLVVSGILIWLYYEPSLEGAYASVQFLSDQVPYGVIFRGIHRYAADAYIVAVLLHLFRNWFTDRYREARDSQWLSGMVLLVFSGIAGVTGYLLVWDQRSQLLTSMTVQALQSVPLIGGWLAHAFLGGPGLSDATIVRFLFLHIAPAMTLYILLWWHYVRLRHPKVWPPALWVLFGIGLIFVLAAAIPAASGPPAQPGATPEGFEVDWFYLWPYVLARWIAPGWALALVAALVAYGMYIPYSLRETPQERGLRGLGQAVVVDENCTGCELCYFDCPYNAIYMVPSPYPGKSKAAANRKLLAVVVDPRCVECGICIGACPFEALELPRLLERDVQAQIRAGAGAAVTA from the coding sequence GTGTACCGGCCGCTGCTGCAGAGGATCCAGAGCGCCACGCTCAAAGTGGACGTGGCGATCAACCGCGTATACCCGCAGGACTTCAACCCCCTGTACTATACGGGCGGGCTGAGCAACCTGTTCCTGACCGTCCTGGTCGTCTCCGGGATCCTGATTTGGCTGTACTACGAGCCCAGCCTGGAAGGCGCGTACGCCTCGGTGCAGTTCCTCTCGGACCAGGTGCCCTACGGGGTAATTTTCCGCGGCATCCACCGGTACGCAGCCGACGCGTACATCGTGGCCGTGTTGTTGCACCTGTTCCGGAACTGGTTTACGGACCGCTACCGCGAAGCGCGCGACAGCCAGTGGTTGTCGGGGATGGTGCTGCTGGTGTTCTCGGGCATCGCGGGCGTTACCGGATATCTGCTGGTGTGGGATCAGCGCTCCCAGTTGCTGACGAGCATGACGGTGCAGGCACTGCAGAGCGTACCGCTGATCGGCGGCTGGCTGGCGCACGCGTTTTTGGGTGGACCGGGGCTGAGCGATGCGACGATCGTGCGGTTCCTCTTCCTGCACATCGCGCCGGCGATGACGCTGTACATCCTCCTGTGGTGGCACTACGTGCGGCTGCGCCACCCGAAGGTCTGGCCGCCGGCGCTGTGGGTCTTGTTCGGGATCGGGTTGATCTTCGTGCTGGCCGCAGCGATTCCCGCGGCGAGCGGGCCGCCGGCGCAGCCGGGGGCGACGCCCGAAGGCTTCGAGGTCGACTGGTTCTACCTGTGGCCCTACGTGCTGGCGCGATGGATCGCGCCGGGGTGGGCGCTCGCGCTGGTCGCCGCGCTCGTGGCGTACGGAATGTACATCCCGTATTCCCTGCGCGAGACGCCCCAAGAGCGCGGGCTGCGCGGGTTGGGACAGGCGGTGGTCGTCGACGAGAACTGCACCGGCTGCGAGCTGTGCTACTTCGACTGTCCGTACAACGCGATCTACATGGTGCCCAGCCCGTACCCGGGCAAGAGCAAGGCCGCGGCGAACCGCAAGCTGCTGGCCGTGGTCGTGGATCCGCGCTGCGTGGAGTGCGGGATCTGCATCGGCGCTTGTCCCTTCGAGGCGCTGGAGCTGCCGCGCCTGCTCGAACGGGACGTGCAGGCACAGATCCGTGCCGGCGCCGGGGCGGCGGTCACGGCGTGA